A single window of Papio anubis isolate 15944 chromosome 8, Panubis1.0, whole genome shotgun sequence DNA harbors:
- the LOC103887016 gene encoding variable charge X-linked protein 3-like, translated as MSPKPRASGSLAMTKESRKRKSSSQQSPSSPKKKATRAPKKGKAARGGRGGKKRAASKMAAAAAAPEAGSGPAAPGPSDQPSQELPQHELPPEEPVSEGTQDDPLSQETQLEEPLTQESQLEEPLSEGAATDSPISLSSD; from the coding sequence ATGAGTCCGAAGCCGAGAGCCTCGGGATCCCTGGCCATGACCAAGGAGAGCCGAAAGAGGAAGTCCTCTTCTCAGCAGAGCCCCAGTAGCCCGAAGAAGAAGGCTACCAGGGCGCCCAAGAAGGGAAAAGCAGCTCGTGGAGGGAGAGGCGGGAAGAAACGGGCCGCGAGCAagatggcggcggcggcggcggcccctGAGGCGGGGAGCGGGCCAGCGGCCCCCGGCCCCAGTGACCAGCCCAGCCAGGAGCTCCCTCAGCACGAGCTGCCCCCCGAGGAGCCAGTGAGCGAGGGGACCCAGGACGACCCCCTGAGCCAGGAGACCCAGCTGGAGGAGCCACTGACCCAGGAGAGCCAGCTGGAGGAGCCACTGAGTGAGGGAGCGGCCACCGACTCCCCCATCTCCCTGAGCAGCGACTAA